The Deltaproteobacteria bacterium genome segment ACGATTCCCCTCGCCATCGGCCGCGCTTTCGCCGTCCATCCGAATACACCAAAGGACCGCCTCGCCATCTTGCGCGACGCCTTCGCCAAAGCGATCAACGATCCCGAACTGATCGCCGAAGCTAAGCGCGCGAGGATAGATTTTTCTTACATCTCCGGCGAACAGGTGGCGAAAGATTTCAATGCACTGTTCAATCAAACGCCGGAGACGCTCAAGGAGATGGGGAAATATATCAAGGCGGAAAGTTAATACATCGGAATATCTCCCGCAAAGGCGCTAAGGCGCTAAGGTAAGAGAAAGAGAATGGGCTTGTTTATCGACGGTCATAGTTTTCTTCCGAACTTTGCGTCTTAGCGCCTTTGCGGGGAAAAAAATCTTTAAGGGTTTTGTTGGAGAACTCGATGGCTAATCTCGGTTTTGTCGGTCTGGGAGTAATGGGCAGCCGCATGGCGAAGCGTCTACTCGACGCCGGCCACAGCGTCACAGGTTACAACCGGACTAAGTCCAAGGCGCAGTGGCTGCTCGACGCCGGCATGAAGTGGGGCGACAGCCCGCGCGCGGCGGCGGGATCGTCTGACGTTGTCTTCTCCATGATCGCCAATAACAGTGCGTTGCGCGCAGTCACCGAGGGCAATGACGGAATTGTCGCCGGACTCGGCGCGGGAAAAATCTATGTCGAGATGAGCACGGTGAGTCCGGCGGCGATCCGCGAGCTGGCCAAACAAGTTGAAACCAAAGGCGCCGACATGCTCGATGCGCCGGTGTCCGGCAGTTCGATTACTTTGGATGAAGGCAAGCTCTCATTCATGGTCGGCGGCAAACGGGAAATTTTTGAAAGAGTCCTGCCGTATCTTCAAGCCATCGGCCCAAAGGCGACCTATGTCGGTGGTCATGGCTTAGCCGCGTCGATGAAAATCGCCACTAATTTGAGTCTAGCCGTGCAGATGTTGGCTTTCAGCGAAGGTTTACTGCTCGCCGAAAAAAGCGGCATCGCCCGCGAGACCGCCGTCGAAGTTTTGCTTAGCAGTGTCATGGCCTCGCCCATGGTGAAATACCGCGGCCCCTTCGTGCTCAAGATGCCGGATGAAGTGATCTTCGACGTCAACATGATGCAAAAAGATTTGTTGCTCGCCTTGGAAATGGGCCGCGAACTCAATATCCCGTTGCCGACGACGTCAATCACCAACGAATTTCTCACCGCCGCCCGCGGCATGGGGCTGGCGGAAAAAGATTTCGCCATCGTCTTTGAAGTGCTGGCAAGAATGGCGGGAGTAACAAAATAGTTTTTAGTTCTTAGTGTTGAGTTTTGAGTTCCGGAAACTAAACACTAAAAACTAACAACTAAAAACTTTTAACTATGCCGCGCACGACAAAACAACCAGCGAAGAAGTCAGCCAAAACACTATCCGCCGTAAAGGACGAGCGCTGGCTGCGCTTCTATCGCCAGATGCTGAAGATCCGGCTGTTCGAAGAAGAGGTCAATCAACTTTATCTCGGCGCCAAGATGCCGGGGCTGGCGCATCTTTACATCGGCGAAGAAGCGGTTGCCGTCGGCGTTTGTGAAGCGTTGCGCCTAGACGATTACATCACCAGCACACACCGCGGCCATGGCCATTGCATTGCGAAGGGCGCGGCGTTGGACAGAATGTTCGCCGAGTTGCTCGGCAAAGAAGCCGGCTACTGCCGCGGCAAGGGCGGCTCCATGCACATCGCCGACCAGGACACCGGCAATTTGGGAGCGAATGCCATCGTCGGCGGCAGCGCCGGCATCGCCACCGGCGCGGCGATGTCGATCAAGATGCGCAAGAGCGATCAGGTCGCAGTCTGTTTCTTCGG includes the following:
- a CDS encoding NAD(P)-dependent oxidoreductase; its protein translation is MANLGFVGLGVMGSRMAKRLLDAGHSVTGYNRTKSKAQWLLDAGMKWGDSPRAAAGSSDVVFSMIANNSALRAVTEGNDGIVAGLGAGKIYVEMSTVSPAAIRELAKQVETKGADMLDAPVSGSSITLDEGKLSFMVGGKREIFERVLPYLQAIGPKATYVGGHGLAASMKIATNLSLAVQMLAFSEGLLLAEKSGIARETAVEVLLSSVMASPMVKYRGPFVLKMPDEVIFDVNMMQKDLLLALEMGRELNIPLPTTSITNEFLTAARGMGLAEKDFAIVFEVLARMAGVTK